In Bradyrhizobium paxllaeri, the genomic stretch CGGCGAATGGTCGGGACAGGCCTTCATGTGTTCGCGTGACAAGGAATTCACCATCAAGGGTACCGAGAATTGCCTGGCGCGCGGCTATGACCGCACCGGGTTCTTCGAGGTCGACACAGGCGAACAGCGAGCGTGGACAGTGCAACTGACCGAAGCCAACGAGCAGCCCGCGCAGCGCGTGCCGGGCATTCCAGGCACGATGGGACCGGGCGGTCCGGGCGGGGTTCCCGGCCTGCCCAGCCAGCCGGGCGGACCGGGTCTGCCGCCAGCCCCGGCGCCCAAGCAATGAGACGGCTTCGTCGCATCAAGATCCTCGCGACCCTCGGCCCGGCATCATCAGACAGCGCGATGATCCGGAAGCTGTTCGAGGCGGGCGCGGACCTGTTCCGCATCAACATGAGCCACACGCCGCATGACAAGATGCGCGAGCTCGTCACCACCATCCGCAATGTCGAGTCGAGCTACGGCCGCCCGATCGGTATTCTCGTCGACTTGCAGGGACCGAAGCTGCGCCTCGGCGCATTCGCCGAAGGTTCGACCCAGCTCAAGAACGGCCAGAGCTTCGTGCTCGATTCCGACAAGGCACCGGGCGACAACAGCCGCGTGCAGCTGCCACATCCGGAAATCCTCGCCGCGCTTCGGCCGGGCCATGCGCTGCTGCTCGACGACGGCAAGGTGCGCCTGATCGCCGAGGAAACTTCGCCCGAACGCGCAGTGACGCGCGTCGTGATCGGCGGCAAGATGTCGGATCGCAAGGGCGTCAGCCTGCCCGATACCGACCTGCCGGTGTCGGCGATGACGCCGAAGGACCGCGCCGATCTCGAGGCGGCGCTGGTGACCGGGGTCGACTGGATCGCGCTCTCCTTCGTGCAGCGCGCCGAGGACGTCCACGAAGCCAAGCGCATGATCCGCGGCCGCGCCG encodes the following:
- a CDS encoding DUF1036 domain-containing protein — protein: MTVALAPVLALAATCLWSSPAAADFRLCNNTSSRVGIALGYKDAEGWTTEGWWNVSSRSCETLLRGTLVARYYYIYALDYDRGGEWSGQAFMCSRDKEFTIKGTENCLARGYDRTGFFEVDTGEQRAWTVQLTEANEQPAQRVPGIPGTMGPGGPGGVPGLPSQPGGPGLPPAPAPKQ